Genomic window (Bradyrhizobium sp. 186):
CGTTGTGGTGGTCGGTGCGGCGGCGATGTTGCCCGCTTCGGCGACCAGCATCGCCAGCAACCTCGTTGGCCCGTCATATTCCGCCAGCACGCGCGTCACGTACTGGTCGAACAATACGGGACGGGAAACCGTCGGCGCGACAACGAGAGCTGCAACGCCCGCTCAAATTGATGCAGCCCGGACGCACTTCGCATATGCGATGTTTGCAAGCTTCTGCGCCCTTCTTCTTGGCGCAGGAGCGGCCTACGCCGCCGGAATGGCGACCACGGGCCAGGCTGTCAAGGAAGCGGCGCGGCCTATGACATGACGAGTCCCAAAGTGGCCGAGGTTTGGTGGCGCTACGTACACTGGTGATAGCGTGACTGTGTCGTGAGGTCCGCCTTACGGGAGCGGCGGTTTGATGTTAGCGAAATCCTTCGTCTGGTCTGCAGTTGAGATGGAACGTCGCCACGGTAGGAGGCGGCATTCCCGGCTTGATCTGACATGCAAGAGGCCGCGAACTGGGGCCTTAGTGCTTGAAATAGATGCTCGAAGCTGCTTTCGAGCACCTGACGATTTAGCCATTGCCAGTTCAACGGGTGACTTCGGAGCTTTTCCTGCATTGCACCCGTTCGGGGTCGAAAGCCGCGCTCAAGGGTAAGCGCCGGGCGCGCCGGTTTTAGCTCCGTAACCGAAATGCTGAGAGCTGAAGCGCCCGGTTGCGGCTATGCTCTTGTTCATTACCGCCGATCGCAGCCAGCATCCCCACGGGGAGCACGACATCGAGAGGCGAGCCTGCCCCTTAGCGACGCGAACTCCTCTTCGTTGCGCGCCGGTTGTAGGGCGAACGGTTGATGGGCTTCAGTGAAATCCCTTCGCGCTGCGCCTTGCTGCGGATAGCCGCGACGGGACGTTGAAGTTTGACGCTCATGACTCCGGTCGGCGTGTTACCCTTCGCGAGCTGTTTGAGCATTTTCACATCTGCGCTCGACCACGGTTCACGCGTACGACGCTTGTATGAGGGATTTGCCTTGCGCGGGCCCTTCTTGCCGATCGGCGAGCCGGGCCGCTTCCATGCTGCACTTGCCATTAAAATCCTCCTGTCGTCGTTTTTTAACGAAGGATACAGCAATTCGGTTCTGATGCGCAGGAACGGCAGGATCGACGGGAAGTTCTTCGTTGACTAGAGGTCAACGGAGGTTTCAGTGCGCGTCCAACTAGCTTCGATATGTCTTGTGCTGTCCGGTGGATTGGCGATCGCGCAGCCTGCTAGGCCAGCGGACGATGCGCCGACCGGGCGTTCGGCGCCCGAAGACAAAGGTCAATTGCAGCCGCAGGGCTGGACCGGGCCTATCACCACCGGTCCAGGTGGTGCTCCTCCGGAAAGTCCCCAAGGGCAAAGCCCACCACGGATGCAGCCGGCGCCGGACGGATCGACAAAGACCACTGTCGAGCCTCCCAAGTAGTCCCATGGGCTATTGCGCGTCGGCGCGGGTAACGCCGGCGCGGCATCAGCCGCACCGAGCGCCCGAGCTTGAGCGCGCCGAGCATAGCCAGTACGACCTTTGATATTGCGCGCAAGTCGTCGCGGAAAGGTCAACGACGCCGGGACGCCCGCTATGCAGCCACGAAGCGCGTCGGTAAATTAGTGAAGCCGAACCAGGCAAACGGGACTGCGACGCCGCACAAAATTGCCATCGGAAAGAATGCTGCCCCTCCATACGTGGCATAGAGCATTCCTGATAACAGAGTCAGTGCGGCAGTTACCAGACCTGAACCAAAGGCATAAACAGCTTGGGCGGTTGCGGCTAGTCGGACTGGAATAAAGGTCCCCATCATGCGCATGCAAGCAAGGTGGAGCAGCGCGAACGTCAATCCGTGTAGTGGCTGCAGGACCGAGAGGATCAAAACGGAGGTAGTCACGCCCGAAATAGACCAACGTATGATCCCAGCCGCAGCTGCCAGGGCAGCCGCACCACGCGCGTCCATCCGCCTGATTAATCCGGGGCCGATTAGAAAAAACACGATGACTTCCGCAGCTACCGCTTCTGACCACAGCAGGCTTATGGCCGATGGGGCTAATCCAGCCTCGCTCCACCGAATCACTGCAAATGCGTCCTGCATAGCGTGGCTCCCATAGACCAAGGCTGAAACCAAGATCAGAATCCGAAAGTGCGGCATGGCAAGAAGTCCAAGCACTCGAACGAAGATAGGCGATGCGCTGGCGCACGGTGCAGTTCGACTAGTGATCTTGGGCATTAATGCGGTTACGCCAGCCGCCACCACAAGAAGGAATGCATTCAGCCAGATGATCGGCGTGAGATCAGTGCGGCTGATCAGTTGTCCGACGGCCAACGTACCCAATACGAAAGCCATCGAGGCCGAACCGCGTATCCAGCCGTATTCAAAGGGTATCGTCCCTATCTGAGGCTTTGCTGCATTGACTGTCAAAGCGTCGGCAATCGACGTCGTGGGAGCAAGCGCTGCAGCTTGAACCAGGGCCAGCAAAAGCACTTGCGAGAAGCTATCGGACGACAACAATGCAACGGCCGCGCCGGCCGCCACGGCGGTACAAGTTGCGAGCACAAGGCGCAATGATCCCAAGAGATCGGCGAGCGCTCCAATTAATGGGCCGGCGACAAGGCGCATTGACATTGCAGCAGCCAGGATCACGCCGATTTGCTGCGGGGATAGAGCTTTCGTTTCGAAAAATTGTGGCCAATAAGGCGACGCCACGCCAAACGCGGCGTATAAGGCGACGTAAAGAATAATATAGGCGATCGGTCCATTAACGCGGATGACTTGCAGCACTGGACACCTGTCCGACCTCCGCTCGCCGGGCCCATTGAGCGCCGGTTGCCGCGGCCTCGCGGCGTATGGCAACGGAGAAACTCTTCTTCGGTTTCAAGGAGGCGGAGCGCGATCAATGTGGACCTATCCCAGTCTTATCGAAGTAGCGTCCTCTGCCTTCCCCGCGCTCCTCTTGCCGTTTTTTCGTCCAATGGAGTTCAACGCGAAGCTGAATGTGGCCCGTCCGACTCAAAGGATACTTGTAACCATAAATTGGACACGCGCGGGTTGAGAGAATCAGAGACAATAATTGGGCAAGGCAGCGACCGACCTGAAGGAGGTGCTGATGCCGATCGCGAGCAAGAAACCGGCGAGGGAGTCGGCGGCGAAGAAGGCAGACAGCAGCAAAGGTCGGCGTAATCCAGGTCTATGGGTCGGGCAAGTAGAAGCCAAGCGATCCAAGCGCCGATCAGATCAATGGACTTCGCGCAGAAGACGCTAGTGTGCGCACAACATCCGTTCGTAATGTCGCACGTAATCCTGTGCCATCCGCCGCGCAATGAAACGCTCTTCGAATTGTGCGCGGACACGCCGCCGATCTAGGCTTGCGAGCCTTGCCACGGCTTCAACGGCTTGGCCTTCATTTTCGACGATGAAGCCGGTCACGCCTTCATCAATGACCTCCGGCACCGACCCAGACCGATAGGCTATGACCGGCGTTCCGCAGGCCATGGCTTCGATCATCACCAATCCGAAGGGCTCGGGCCATCTGATCGGGAATAGCAACGCCGCTGCATCCGCGAGGAACGGCTGTTTCGTCTCGTCATTCACTTCCCCGACGATCTGGACTTGCTTGCCGTCGATGTGAGGTTCGATGCGCTCCTTGAAATAGCCTGTCTCGGCCCGCGGGATTTTCGCGGCAATGCGCAGCGGGATCCCTGCTGCGCGAGCAATACGAATTGCGTCTTCGGGGCCTTTATCGGCGCTCAGCCGCCCAAGAAAGGCCAAGTACGATCCGGAGGTAAATGAAGCACGAAACTGCTGGATAGGTAAGCCGTGATATACCGTCCCGCACCAGTTCGCGTTCGCCAGCGGAATGCGTTGGTTGTCGGAAATCGAGACAAGACAGGTGCCCGGAAATGCGTCGAGCAGAGCCGGCAAGCCTGGTAGATCCAACCGACCGTGCATCGTCGTCACGAAGGGAATGCCCAACCGGCTGAGCAATGGCAGATGTAGCCAGTCGATGTGGGCGTGAATCACCTCGAATTCATGAGCGCGACGCGCTATTGCCTCTAACAGAACAGCCATAGCTGCATTCGGGTCTGTCCGCGGTCGCCCAAGGCGAAGCGCACGTGGCCAAACTGGATGAAGCGCAGCGCGTGTCTTCGAGTCGCCGCTCGCAAATAGCGTGACTTCGTGCCCAAGCTCGACGAGTGCATCGACGAGCCAAGCGACGACCCTTTCCGTGCCGCCATAGAGTTTCGGCGGAACGCTCTCAGCCAAGGGGGCAATCTGGGCTATTCTCATTGAGATCTTCCAGGGAAGGTAAGGCCGCGATCTCCTCTTCGTTGCGGCTGGGGCGGGCCGCGGCGAGACAGCCGCGGCATTGCGAAGGTCAGCGACGGCCAGGCCTTGCGTGGCGAAGCCGAAATGCGCCACGACAGCGAGGGTACATACTGGCTGGTCGACGGGCGCGCACGGCCATTGGCATGGGCGAGGATCGTCGCACCGGCCGCGGCAAAGGCGGCGTTGCCATCGGTATGATCGAAATGCCAGTGCGTATTGATAACCCATTGAGGCATTCGCCCGAGCACGCCGGCGACAGCGTCTTCGGGCTTGTGCAATTGGCCGGTGGCTCAGAGCCGACGTTGCAACTGATCAGCGCCACGATCGCGGACGGCATGACTGCATCAATTATCATTTTGGCGATGAGCTTGGGCCTCATCATTCCCAAGATGATTGTCGATCATCTAGGCAACCGGTCGACGCAAGCGAAAGTCATGGGAGCGGCCGAACATGTCAACGCTCGCTAGAAGTTCCGCCGCACTTCGAAACTGGGCCGCTCCGGCGGACGAGACGACAGAGCTGTCGCGCCTGGAAGCGCGGCTGCCCGCTTTGCTCAGTGTCATCGCGGGAATGGTCGACCTCACGGGCTTTTTTACCCTGGGCCATATTTTCACCGCCCATGTCACCGGCAATCTAGTGGTCGCTGCCGCTGCGGCGGTGCATGGCGGTCCGTTCAACCCGGCGCAAATCCTGGCTATTCCCGTCTTTATGGTGGCTGTGGCGACCGTTTGGCTGATCGCCCAGGCCTCAAACCGACGCGGACCGAGCCTGGCGCGGCTGTTACTCCTGGTTCAATTTCTGCTGCTCGCCGCGGTGCTGATTTTCAGCATCGTCACCAGGCCGTCCGCCGATCCGCAGGGACTGGCGGCCGGCATTGCCGTGATGATCGCGGTCGCCGCAATGGCCTGCCAGTACGCACTGCTTCGCCTGGCGATACCGGGTGCCATTTCGACAGCGGTCATGACCGGCAATTTGACCAATACCGTCCTGTCGCTGATGGATTTGCTGTCGAAGCACCGTGCCTTGCTGCCAGTCGATGCCGGCCGCTTAAGGAGATCCTGGCATCTTCTCTTGGGCTTTCTGCTCGGCTGTGTCGTGAGTGCCTCCGCTGTCTCCGTGCTTGGAGATTGGACTTGGTCATTGCCGGTGGCGCTATCCGCTTTGGCAATCGCGATACGGTAGGAGAGGGTGTATTTCCCGGAGGTATCCGTTATGGCCGCTCGATGACAAGGCAACGCATCCTTCCGGCAGCGTCCGCGCCGAGTTGATCCTGTCGGCGGTGTTGGCGTTGATCGTCGCCGGGTTCAGCGCCCGTGCTCATTTGATGCGCCGCAGGTGAATTTTTTCGTCCGCGGTGCTTCACCTATCGTCAGCGGGTGAGATGCGTGTGGCCATTTGCTTTCGATCGGGTGTAGGGGCCGCGTGCGAATGAGACCTGGCTTGCGAGCCACGTCGTGAGACGTCGCGGTGGGAACTTCGACGCGCGGGAGGGAAATGGACTTATCACTACGTTTCCGGAGTTGCTATTAATTTCCGGTCTATGGAACCATAACGTCCCGCGGTGCTCGCCAGTAATGGTTGGATCGGTCCAGCCGTTTTGACGTCTCATCTTGTTCTAGCCCGACTCTCCAGCGTGGGAGGCAATTGTGGTAGGCCTTGTCAGGCTCGCGCTCCGACGTCCTTATACCTTCATCGTGATGGCGCTGCTGATCATGATCTTCGGGGTGGCGTCCGCTTTCCGCACGCCGACCGACATCTTCCCTGATATAAACATTCCGGTCGTCAGCGTCGTCTTCAGTTACACCGGCCTGCCGCCCGACGACATGGCGGGGCGAATCGTCACCTTTTACGAACGCGCGCTCACCACCAGCGTGAACGACATCGAGCACATCGAATCGCAGTCGATTCCCGATTACGGGATCATCAAGATCTTCTTCCAGCCGACCGTGAACATTAATGCGGCGCTCGCCGAGGTCTCCGCGATGTCGCAGACGGTTCTGAAGCAGATGCCGGCGGGCGTCACGCCGCCGACAATCCTAAGCTTCAACGCCTCCAGCGTGCCGATCCTGCAGCTCGCCCTCTCAAGCCAGCAGCTCTCCGAGACGATCCTGTTCGACCAGGCGACCAGCTTCATCCGTCCGCAACTGGCCTCGGTCGCGGGCGCCGCGATTCCCCTGCCTTATGGTGGCAAAGTCCGCCAGGTTCAAGCCGACCTCAACCAGCAGGCGCTCCACACCTACGGCATTTCTGCGAACGACGTCGTCAACGCCCTGTCGATCCAGAACCTCATCACCCCGGTGGGCACCCAGAAGATCGGCACCTTCGAGTACACGATCAATCTGAACGCATCGCCCTCCGACATCGCCGCCTTCAACGATCTGCCGATCAAGACCGTCAACGGCACTGTCATCTACATGCGGGACGTCGCCGACGTGCATGATGGAAGTCCGCCGCAGACCAACGTCGTCCACGTGGACGGAAAGAACGCCGTTCTTCTGGCGGTGATCAAGGCCGGTGCTGTCTCGACCTTGTCGATCATTTCCGGCATCAAACAATTGCTTCCCAGCGTCACCAAGACGCTGCCGTCGGGCTTGAATCTGACGGCGGTCGGCGATCAGTCGGTATTCGTGACCAGCGCCGTTTCGAGCATGGTGCGCGAAGCCGTCATCGCGGCTGCGCTGACCGGGCTGATGATCCTGCTGTTCCTGGGCAACTGGCGCTCGACGCTAATCATCAGCATTTCGATTCCGCTTGCCATTCTTGTCTCGCTGACGGTGCTCTCCGCGATCGGCGAGACGATCAATGGGAGCAGAAATGCGCCGCTTAGTCCTGATCATAGCCCTGCTTGTCGTCGGAGCAGCCGCTATTTTAGCCGACACCCGCTGGTGGGGGTCGTCGATCTCGCAATCGGTCGCGCGTGGTAGCGGGCCATCCATCCCGGTCATGACCGATAAGGCGAGGCGCGCAGATGTTCCGATTTCGTTCTGCCCTGAAGGAAAGGAGTTTCAACGAGGATCTAATGGGTAGCCAGATCATTTCTGCTCCCGATACGAATTGATTTCCCGTCCTTGGCCTTGTCGAACGCCAGCCATGGAAGGGCGTCCAACATCTCCGGGACATAAAGATCTTGCAATAACTTCACGGACACCCGCCCAATTTGTTCGGCAATAGTTTCGTTTTCGCCTAGCGGAACGGCGACTGCGACAGTTCGCGAAAACGACGGCCCCGGAAACGGTAGTAACTTTACTTTGTTCAGAACGGGGGTCATCTCGAAAATCGACAGGGGCGTCATGATCGCCCAGCCAAGCTCCGCTGCCACCATTCCCAGAATGGTGCGAGCGGAATCGAATTCGAACTGCCGGCTGAGGTCGATCCTGAGACGCCCAAGTTGCCGTTCGATGTCCGCGCCCGTTTGGGACCGGGCGTTCCAACGAATAAGCGGCATCGCGGACGCGAGATGGGCGAGGCTGACGTCCTGGGCGTTGATCGATGCTGGCACGACCAGCAGATAAGGCTCCGTCAGAATTGGGATTTTGCGGATCTCGCTGACGTCATCCAACGGGTCATTCGTGATGATGAGGTCAAGGCTGCGGTCGATCAGGCCGGCGCGTAGCGTGCGTGCGAGCCCGGACGATATCGACAGATAATGGACCGTTGGTGTCAGCCGTCTCATCATCGCCGGCACGAATGGGTCTGACAGAGAGTCGACGAGGCCGATCCTGAGCCGCAGAGCGCGGCCCTCTCCGAACTGGCGGATGGTCAGAGCGATCTGCTTGGCATCCTGCAGAACCTGACCTGCGGTGCGCGTCAGCCATTCGCCGGCGGCGGTCAGGATCAATGGGCGAGATCGCCTGTCGACCAGGGGGACGCCCAATACATCCTCCAGATGTCGGATAGCTTGGGAGACGGCGGGCTGGGTCATGCCCAGCCTCTGGGCCGCTAACGTCATGCTGCGGAGTTCGCAAACCTGCGTGAAGATTTCGAGCGTCCGTAAGTCGTATCCAGAAAATGGTTTCATGTGGCTCGGCCATGACGGCACCGCCGTCTATCTAACGCAGCATCATAAGAAAAGAGAATGCTTAGTACAAAAATTGGCTATTCTCAACTTGCGCCTCGATAAGGCAGTCAGCCTATATCACGCGGGGATGACGCGAATTATTCCAAGAAAGATATAGCGTTGGCTGATACTTAGAGGGTGGGTGGAAGCGGCGCCAATAGCATATGATCAGTGTTTTTGGGATCGAGACGGCGTGAACCAGCCGCTCGACGCCCTTGCCGATAAAATTGAAATCTCTAATGTTGCGCAGGTTTGATTGTCAGCCCCGACAAGAGAGACATCGCACCCTCAGCTCCGACGATAAGCGTTTCTGCAAGTCGCCGTGACATTCGCAAGTCCTGCAAGTCCTGAAAGACATTTCACGCGATGTCGAGCAGGGCAGGGTGACGACGCTTCCCGGCTCGAGCGGGTCGGGGAAGAGCACGTTCCTGTGCTGCCTGAACTAGGAGAATGGGCGATGACGAAGGACATCAAGGACAGACTGGAAGCCTCCGACCTCAGCAGAAGGTCGTTGCTCACCGGCGCGGCCGTCGTGGGCGCGGGTGTGGCCCTTATCGTCGCGCCCCCGCAGGAAGCCGAGGCGCAGTTGCTCGAGAGTGGAATTCCCCCGGACTCGGTGCTCGCAAAGATCAAGAAGGGCGGTTCCCTGAAGGTCGGGTTCGCGCAGACGCCCTTGTGGTTCTTCAAGGACGCCAAGAGTGGCGAACTGCGAGGCATCTACAAGGAACTTGTCGACATGCTCGCTCGTGACCTGGAAATGACGGTGGCCTGGCAGGAGGTTACCTTTGCCAATGCCACCGTGGGCCTACGAAAGGGCGATTTCGATCTGTTCGGATCGTCCGCCGTCTACACGATCCCGCGCGGCCTCGCCTGCAACTTCGTCGGACCTCTTTGGGTGAAGGGCAGCCACGCCATCGTGCACAATGACGATGCTGAGAAGTTCAAGACGATCGAGGATCTCAACAGTCCGGATGTGACCTTTTCCGTGAGCGCAGGCTCGAGCGAGGAACAGCGTCTGCCGCTGATGTTCTCCAAGGCCAAGTTCATGGCCATCGCCGGTCAGCAGGTCATGGCTGCGGAGCCGGTGCGCGCGAAGCGTGCCACGGCTTACGTCGTGGGTGACAGCGACGCCATAGCGCTCGTAAAGCGCAATGGCGCCTGGGCTCATATCGTTGACCAGGAACATCCCTTCGACAAGCGTCCCAACACCTGGCTGATCCGCCACGGTGATGTCGCGTGGAAGAACTTCCTGGATTTCTGGGCCTCCTACGTCATCGCCAACGGCGAAGTAAAGCGTCTCTACGACAAGTATCTGGCGGAGCTCGCCTGAGTCCCTCGGATCAAGACCGCGGCCCTCGCCACGGGGAGCGTGCCGCTTACCTGCATTGCATGAGGAAATGATGATTATCGATTGCCACGCGCATGTCTTCCAGCACTGGGCTGGAGCCTGCGGTCATCCATCGAGCGAGATCCACCGCAAATATATCCAGAAGGTTCAGACCCGGACCTCGGCCCGGGTTTTCAGGGCGCGCGACGGCAAGGAGGTCTCGGGGGCGATGCTGTTCCGGGAAGGCGACAATTCGTGGGTGGGGCTCAAGGACGTCGACTTCAGGGTGGGCAATTATGGGCGTCTCGATTTCACGATCGACGGCGAGGACTATCATTCCCAATATATGCCGGTCGGGATGCAGCAGATCGTGGCGCCGCCGGAGCTGATGTTGGCCCAGATGAGCTATGCGGGCGTCGACCACTGCATCCTGCAAACCGGGTGGGGTTATGGCGCGATGAACGACTACAACGCGTTCGCCCAGAACCAGTATCCTGACAAATTCACGGCCCTGCTGAACGTCGATGAGCCGCGTGCCTTCACCGATGCGGCACTTGCGGAGTTCGACCGCGCCCATCGCGATCTCGGACTGAAAGGCGTGTACTTTGCGCTTGACGCGTTCGCCCGCTACGGGTTCGACGTCACGTTCGACGATGCCCGTTATGATGCATTCTGGTCGAAGATCGACTCCGCCGGCCTGCCAGTGTTCTTCGAGATCACCGCGATCCCCGATTACGACGCGGTGAGCTACATCAGGAATCTTGTGCGGCTGCACGGCCTGATGAACCGTTACATCAACATTCGCTGGGTGCTGGTCATGGGCCCTCCCGTCGGCTTCTTTGGCAAATCGGGCGCATGGCATTTCCCAGACGAAGTGCTCGCCGCCATGCGGCACGACAGTCTGCTGATCGAGATCATGTTCCCCATCACCTGGGGCGGCGCGTGGGAATATCCCTACCCGCAGGCGCAGGAACTGGTGCGCGGCATGCGCGATCTGTTCGGTGCGTCCAAGCTGATCTGGGGCTCCGACATGCCGAATGTCGAACGCTTCTGCACGTACACCCAGAGCCTGGACTACGTCCGCCGTCACTGCAGCTTCCTGAGCTCCAGCGAGAAGGACGCGGTCCTTGGTGGGAACCTGCAATCGATGCTTGCCATCGATATCCGCAAGCGCTCGGTCGCCGCCTGACAATGCCATCCGACGCCCACCGCGAGCGGCTCGGCCTACAGAGGAAATCACACGTGGAGCACGATCTCATCGAGCCCGTAACGACGGGCACAGGGCCCGAACTGCCGCCCGACAGCACCGAAACGCCATCCTTTGTCATCTTCGAGGAGCGTGTCCGACACAATCTGCGGAAGACGGCGGAAGCCTGCGGCGGCATGGATCGGCTGATGCCGCACCTCAAGACGCATCGTGCGTCGTGGATTGTCGAGTTACTGCTGTCGCAGGGTGTCCGCGCCTTCAAGGCGGCGACGGTCGCAGAGGTCGAAATGGCCGTCGGCGCGGGTGCGCCGAATGTCA
Coding sequences:
- a CDS encoding MFS transporter, translating into MLQVIRVNGPIAYIILYVALYAAFGVASPYWPQFFETKALSPQQIGVILAAAMSMRLVAGPLIGALADLLGSLRLVLATCTAVAAGAAVALLSSDSFSQVLLLALVQAAALAPTTSIADALTVNAAKPQIGTIPFEYGWIRGSASMAFVLGTLAVGQLISRTDLTPIIWLNAFLLVVAAGVTALMPKITSRTAPCASASPIFVRVLGLLAMPHFRILILVSALVYGSHAMQDAFAVIRWSEAGLAPSAISLLWSEAVAAEVIVFFLIGPGLIRRMDARGAAALAAAAGIIRWSISGVTTSVLILSVLQPLHGLTFALLHLACMRMMGTFIPVRLAATAQAVYAFGSGLVTAALTLLSGMLYATYGGAAFFPMAILCGVAVPFAWFGFTNLPTRFVAA
- a CDS encoding glycosyltransferase family 4 protein, which gives rise to MRIAQIAPLAESVPPKLYGGTERVVAWLVDALVELGHEVTLFASGDSKTRAALHPVWPRALRLGRPRTDPNAAMAVLLEAIARRAHEFEVIHAHIDWLHLPLLSRLGIPFVTTMHGRLDLPGLPALLDAFPGTCLVSISDNQRIPLANANWCGTVYHGLPIQQFRASFTSGSYLAFLGRLSADKGPEDAIRIARAAGIPLRIAAKIPRAETGYFKERIEPHIDGKQVQIVGEVNDETKQPFLADAAALLFPIRWPEPFGLVMIEAMACGTPVIAYRSGSVPEVIDEGVTGFIVENEGQAVEAVARLASLDRRRVRAQFEERFIARRMAQDYVRHYERMLCAH
- a CDS encoding DUF1275 family protein produces the protein MSTLARSSAALRNWAAPADETTELSRLEARLPALLSVIAGMVDLTGFFTLGHIFTAHVTGNLVVAAAAAVHGGPFNPAQILAIPVFMVAVATVWLIAQASNRRGPSLARLLLLVQFLLLAAVLIFSIVTRPSADPQGLAAGIAVMIAVAAMACQYALLRLAIPGAISTAVMTGNLTNTVLSLMDLLSKHRALLPVDAGRLRRSWHLLLGFLLGCVVSASAVSVLGDWTWSLPVALSALAIAIR
- a CDS encoding efflux RND transporter permease subunit, whose translation is MVGLVRLALRRPYTFIVMALLIMIFGVASAFRTPTDIFPDINIPVVSVVFSYTGLPPDDMAGRIVTFYERALTTSVNDIEHIESQSIPDYGIIKIFFQPTVNINAALAEVSAMSQTVLKQMPAGVTPPTILSFNASSVPILQLALSSQQLSETILFDQATSFIRPQLASVAGAAIPLPYGGKVRQVQADLNQQALHTYGISANDVVNALSIQNLITPVGTQKIGTFEYTINLNASPSDIAAFNDLPIKTVNGTVIYMRDVADVHDGSPPQTNVVHVDGKNAVLLAVIKAGAVSTLSIISGIKQLLPSVTKTLPSGLNLTAVGDQSVFVTSAVSSMVREAVIAAALTGLMILLFLGNWRSTLIISISIPLAILVSLTVLSAIGETINGSRNAPLSPDHSPACRRSSRYFSRHPLVGVVDLAIGRAW
- a CDS encoding LysR family transcriptional regulator; this translates as MKPFSGYDLRTLEIFTQVCELRSMTLAAQRLGMTQPAVSQAIRHLEDVLGVPLVDRRSRPLILTAAGEWLTRTAGQVLQDAKQIALTIRQFGEGRALRLRIGLVDSLSDPFVPAMMRRLTPTVHYLSISSGLARTLRAGLIDRSLDLIITNDPLDDVSEIRKIPILTEPYLLVVPASINAQDVSLAHLASAMPLIRWNARSQTGADIERQLGRLRIDLSRQFEFDSARTILGMVAAELGWAIMTPLSIFEMTPVLNKVKLLPFPGPSFSRTVAVAVPLGENETIAEQIGRVSVKLLQDLYVPEMLDALPWLAFDKAKDGKSIRIGSRNDLATH
- a CDS encoding transporter substrate-binding domain-containing protein, which gives rise to MTKDIKDRLEASDLSRRSLLTGAAVVGAGVALIVAPPQEAEAQLLESGIPPDSVLAKIKKGGSLKVGFAQTPLWFFKDAKSGELRGIYKELVDMLARDLEMTVAWQEVTFANATVGLRKGDFDLFGSSAVYTIPRGLACNFVGPLWVKGSHAIVHNDDAEKFKTIEDLNSPDVTFSVSAGSSEEQRLPLMFSKAKFMAIAGQQVMAAEPVRAKRATAYVVGDSDAIALVKRNGAWAHIVDQEHPFDKRPNTWLIRHGDVAWKNFLDFWASYVIANGEVKRLYDKYLAELA
- a CDS encoding amidohydrolase family protein — its product is MIIDCHAHVFQHWAGACGHPSSEIHRKYIQKVQTRTSARVFRARDGKEVSGAMLFREGDNSWVGLKDVDFRVGNYGRLDFTIDGEDYHSQYMPVGMQQIVAPPELMLAQMSYAGVDHCILQTGWGYGAMNDYNAFAQNQYPDKFTALLNVDEPRAFTDAALAEFDRAHRDLGLKGVYFALDAFARYGFDVTFDDARYDAFWSKIDSAGLPVFFEITAIPDYDAVSYIRNLVRLHGLMNRYINIRWVLVMGPPVGFFGKSGAWHFPDEVLAAMRHDSLLIEIMFPITWGGAWEYPYPQAQELVRGMRDLFGASKLIWGSDMPNVERFCTYTQSLDYVRRHCSFLSSSEKDAVLGGNLQSMLAIDIRKRSVAA